DNA sequence from the Maribacter dokdonensis DSW-8 genome:
AATGGTTACTTATCCTTCTACTCATGGGGTTTTTGAGTCGTCCATAAAGCAGATTACAAAAATAATACATGACCATGGTGGTCAAGTCTATATGGATGGTGCAAATATGAACGCCCAAGTTGGGTTGACCAATCCTGCAACTATAGGTGCAGATGTTTGCCACTTAAACCTGCACAAAACGTTTGCCATACCTCACGGTGGTGGCGGTCCTGGTGTAGGTCCTATTTGTGTTGCACCCCAGTTGGTTCCGTTTTTACCTAGCAACCCTGTTATAGAGACCGGAGGAAAAGATGCTATAACAGCTATTTCTGCTGCGCCATGGGGTAGTTCTTTGGTATGTCTAATATCTTATGGATATATTAAGATGCTAGGGGAACAAGGCTTAACCCAATCCACAAAAATCGCCATTTTGAATGCCAATTATATCAAACATAAACTTGAAGGTAAGTTTGATGTGCTATACACAGGCGAAAAAGGACGCGCAGCCCACGAAATGATTTTGGACTGTAGACCTTTCAAGAAAAACGGAATAGAAGTTACGGATATTGCCAAGCGACTTATGGATTATGGTTTTCATGCTCCAACGGTTTCTTTTCCCGTAGCTGGTACGGTTATGATAGAGCCTACCGAAAGTGAAAACCTAGCGGAGTTAGATAGATTTTGCGATGCTATGGCATCCATTCGTTCAGAAATAGATGAATCTAGTGCTGATGAGCCCAATAACGTGCTTAAGAATGCACCGCATACATTAGAAATGACAACAACAGATGAATGGAAATTTCCATATTCAAGACAAAAGGCATCTTTTCCATTACCTTATGTAGCTGAGAATAAATTTTGGCCATCCGTTAGAAGAGTTGATGATGCATATGGAGACCGTAATTTAATATGTACATGCGCTCCTATTGAAGCATATATGGAAACGGAATAACTCTCTAACCACCATATTTTAAAGCCTTTTCTAGATTTTGAAAAGGCTTTTTTAGTTGCATCATTTTGAAAAATAATGAACTGACCATCGTAAAATTTATTATGCATGCATATAATTTTTACGCCATTTCATTATATTTCAATTACAATTCAATAATTACAGATGAGCATATCAATTACGGGTACGGGTAGCTATATTCCTGAACTCAAAGTTTCCAATAAAGATTTTAATGACCACCATTTTTTAAACCTAGACGGCACAGCGTTTAAGCAAGATAACGAGGTCATTATTAAGAAATTTAAAGCCATTACCGGTATTGAAGAAAGAAGATATGCCCCAAAAGAGTATAACGCATCGGACCTTGCATATTTTGCAGCAGAAAAAGCCATAATCGATGCACAGTTAGACAAAGAAACCCTAGACTATATTATTGTTGCACATAATTTCGGGGACTTAAAGGAAGGCTATATACAAGGTGACACTTTACCTAGTTTGGCCACAAGGGTGAAACATAAATTAAAGATCAACAATCCCAAATGTGTGGCCTATGATCTGATCTTTGGTTGCCCAGGTTGGTTAGAAGGTATGATTCAAGCTAACGCTTTTATCAAAAGTGGTATAGCCAATAAATGTATGGTAATAGGTGCTGAAACGTTATCAAGAATAGTTGACGACTATGATCGGGACTCCATGATCTATGCAGATGGTGCAGGAGCCACCATAGTTGAAAGATCAGATGACGGAGGTGAAATTATCGCCCACGAATCTGCCACCTATGCCAATGATGAAGCCAATTTCCTTTTCTTTGGCGACACCTATAATAAAGAAGATGAAAAAAAGGCATACTATATTAAAATGTTCGGTAGAAAAATCTATGAGTTTGCCGTTACCAACGTACCATCAGCAATGGCTTCATGCTTAGATAGTAGCGGTATAAAAATTGACGAAGTAAAAAAGATTTTTATTCACCAAGCCAACGAAAAAATGGATGAAGCCATAGTAAAACGCTTCTACAAAATATATGATAAAGAAATGCCGGAAGGCATTATGCCAATGAGTATATCCAAGCTTGGCAATAGCTCAGTGGCAACCATACCAACACTATTTGATATAGTTAAAGCAGGTAA
Encoded proteins:
- a CDS encoding 3-oxoacyl-ACP synthase III family protein, whose protein sequence is MSISITGTGSYIPELKVSNKDFNDHHFLNLDGTAFKQDNEVIIKKFKAITGIEERRYAPKEYNASDLAYFAAEKAIIDAQLDKETLDYIIVAHNFGDLKEGYIQGDTLPSLATRVKHKLKINNPKCVAYDLIFGCPGWLEGMIQANAFIKSGIANKCMVIGAETLSRIVDDYDRDSMIYADGAGATIVERSDDGGEIIAHESATYANDEANFLFFGDTYNKEDEKKAYYIKMFGRKIYEFAVTNVPSAMASCLDSSGIKIDEVKKIFIHQANEKMDEAIVKRFYKIYDKEMPEGIMPMSISKLGNSSVATIPTLFDIVKAGKLENQEIKKGDVVIFASVGAGMNVNAMVYRI